The region GCGACGGATTACTACGACGACGCCCTCCTTTTCACCGAGCTGAACACGCGCGTCAACGCGGCCCAGCTCGTGAAGACACGGCACGTGGACTGGTCGGCGATCCCGACGGATCTCGGGACCTTTGATGTCGTGCTGGCCGCGGACGTGATGTACGAGCCACGCTATCCCGCGATGGTGGCGGGCGCGATCGACCGGGTCATGGCGAGCGCCGGTATTGCGCTGATCGCCGATCCGGGACGTATCGCCTTCCCCGATTTCATCACGGAAATGGAAACGCGGGGCCTGCTCATTGCCGACAGGGACGTGCGTGGGTTCCGGTCGGGCGAGATCCAGCAGACGATCACCATTTACCGGATCGAGCGGCACACCCGCTGAATTCCCGTGTGCCAAATGACGAATTGGGGTGTCGACCGTCTTTTCTTTATGGAGACGGAGGCGGCACGGACCGGGGTTTCAAGCTCAAGCCGTCAGGACATGACCCTCGATTCGAAAACAGACTCACCCACGCGCTGCACGGTGGGTCACGTGCAGGCGCATCTGATCGCGCTCGGATTCCTCGCGGTGGCGCTAGCGGTCGTCGTCGGCAGCCACAGCGTGATCTGGGGCCGTCCCGCCGAGGCCATTCCCGACGTGATTTTCGACGGTGGCGCTTTCTTTCTCGTGATCGGCCTCGCGGTGATCGCGCATGAGGTGCTACACGCCATCGGCTTCCGGTACTTCGGCGGCGCGCCCTGGAAGGCCATCCGGATGGGCGTTCGGTGGCGCACGGTCACGCCCTTCGCGCGGGCGCTAGTCCCCGTGACGGCGCGCGCCTACCGCTGGACGGCCGCGCTGCCCGGGCTGGCGCTCGGCGCACTGCCGATGGTCGCCGGTGTCCTGCTGGATGTGCCGTTCGCGTCCGGTTTCGGCGTGCTGATGCTGGCCGGAGCCGGCGGGGACGCCGCGATAATCTGGGCGATGCGGCGCGCACCGGACGACACGCTCGTGCTCGATTGTCCCCAGGCCCTCGGCTGTCTCGTAGTGCCCCGCAGGGCGAAGCCGGTGTGAAGCGGCTAGCGCGGAGGCAAGTCAGCTACATCTGTCGATAGCGCGGACCGCTCCCGCCTTCGCGCGGAGTCCACCGCGGCCCGATCACATCGGTTGCCTTGCAGTCGATACAGTTCGCGGGATTCACGACCAGCCGCTCACCGTCGCGCTCGTACACGCCGGCCGGACACATGTGCACGTACAGCTCGGCGACTTGCGCGGGGACGTCCGCGCCGACGATCAGATGTGAGGGAATGTCGTCGCGCGTGGCGTTGCCCGACTTGTACACCGCGTCCAGCTTGCTAAACGTCAGCTTGCCATCGGGGACGAACCGCTCGCCATTTCCAGTCTGCCGCGGCGCATCCGAGTCGCGGTGCGATTCGATTTTCCCGCCGGGGAACGCGCCGTTGGTCAGTGTCATGAGCGTGGCCATCGCGCCGCCCAGGTAGAAGCCGTACTTCTGGAACGCCAACCGCATGTTGCGGCGCTTGCGCAGGTCCTCGGTGACATAGCTCGCGTCGATCGCGCGGTCGTACGCGGACAACGCGGCCGCGGACGTATCGCCCTTCTTCAGCGCGTCGAATATCGCGCGCGCGGCGTACATCCCCGACTGCATCGCGTAGTGCACGCCCTTGAGCGACGCGACTTCCACGTATCCCGCTGCGTCTCCCACGATCAGCACGCCATCGCCGCTCTTCCGTTGCGGCAGCGCGTAGTAGCCGCCCTCGGGAATGGTCTTCGCGCCCCACTCCACCATCTCGCCGCCGTCCAGGTATTCTTTGAACAGCTTGTGCTGCTTCATCCGCTGGAGCAGCTCGTGCACGTCGAGCGACGCGTCCTTGTAATCCATACCTACCACTAGCCCGAGCGCGACGGTGTTGGGCGAGAGCGGATACATGAAGCTCCCGCCGAACGCGCTTGTGGGCAGCGGCCAGCCGAGCGTGTGCACGATCGCGTCGAGCGGCTGCTTGGTCTCCCAGATCTCCTTCACGCCCAGCGCGTAGATCTGCGGGTTCTCGGATCCGATGCCGCTCGACTTCAACCACGCCTGCGACAGAGAGCCGCGCGTGCCCTCGGAGAGAACGGTCACCCGCGCCGTGATGTCCGTGGCCGGCGCATAACCCGCTCCGTGCGTGCCGTCGCGCGCGAGCCCCGCCTCCGCGGTTCGCACGCCCGTCACCTTCCCCCCTTCCGTCAACAGCGACGCGGCCGGGAAGCCGGTGAAGACGTTTACGCCCAGCTCCTCCGCGCGCTCGCCGAGCCAGCGCACGACCTCGCACGCCGACGCGATGAAGTAGCCGTGATTCTGCATCGTGGGCGGCGTCGGAATCCGCAGCGCCTGCGAGCCCGTCATGAAATACACGCGCTCGCCGGTCACCGGGCCGCGAAACGGGAAATCCTTGTCGGCGAGGTCCGGGAACAGCTCGCGCATCGCGCGCGGATTCACCACCGCGCCGGACAAAGTATGCTCCCCGAGCGCCTGCGCTTTCTCGAGCA is a window of Gemmatimonadaceae bacterium DNA encoding:
- a CDS encoding DUF3267 domain-containing protein, with amino-acid sequence MTLDSKTDSPTRCTVGHVQAHLIALGFLAVALAVVVGSHSVIWGRPAEAIPDVIFDGGAFFLVIGLAVIAHEVLHAIGFRYFGGAPWKAIRMGVRWRTVTPFARALVPVTARAYRWTAALPGLALGALPMVAGVLLDVPFASGFGVLMLAGAGGDAAIIWAMRRAPDDTLVLDCPQALGCLVVPRRAKPV
- a CDS encoding methyltransferase domain-containing protein; amino-acid sequence: MTDELRSRLEREFDTVEEVFTIGERELVILRPRNADDLITEADYVKDERLPYWADIWPSSMMLAERLLEEKGAGRSLIELGCGSGLCACAAAISGFDVLATDYYDDALLFTELNTRVNAAQLVKTRHVDWSAIPTDLGTFDVVLAADVMYEPRYPAMVAGAIDRVMASAGIALIADPGRIAFPDFITEMETRGLLIADRDVRGFRSGEIQQTITIYRIERHTR
- a CDS encoding electron-transfer flavoprotein:ubiquinone oxidoreductase — protein: MADGRLPIIPAKYQPELPVERFIAGGAPDPEHVPMDVVFVGGGPAGLAGAIELARLVKRDNEAGGALGDIQIAVLEKAQALGEHTLSGAVVNPRAMRELFPDLADKDFPFRGPVTGERVYFMTGSQALRIPTPPTMQNHGYFIASACEVVRWLGERAEELGVNVFTGFPAASLLTEGGKVTGVRTAEAGLARDGTHGAGYAPATDITARVTVLSEGTRGSLSQAWLKSSGIGSENPQIYALGVKEIWETKQPLDAIVHTLGWPLPTSAFGGSFMYPLSPNTVALGLVVGMDYKDASLDVHELLQRMKQHKLFKEYLDGGEMVEWGAKTIPEGGYYALPQRKSGDGVLIVGDAAGYVEVASLKGVHYAMQSGMYAARAIFDALKKGDTSAAALSAYDRAIDASYVTEDLRKRRNMRLAFQKYGFYLGGAMATLMTLTNGAFPGGKIESHRDSDAPRQTGNGERFVPDGKLTFSKLDAVYKSGNATRDDIPSHLIVGADVPAQVAELYVHMCPAGVYERDGERLVVNPANCIDCKATDVIGPRWTPREGGSGPRYRQM